One Streptomyces sp. RPA4-2 genomic window carries:
- a CDS encoding organic hydroperoxide resistance protein, giving the protein MSIQQSDVLYTAVATAHNGRDGRVATDDGRLDVVVNPPEELGGSGAGTNPEQLFAAGYSACFQGALGVVARGRNADLTGSTVTARVGLGKNDDGFGIIVEISATLPAVDAATARDLLEQAHQVCPYSKATRGDVTVTLV; this is encoded by the coding sequence ATGTCCATCCAGCAGTCCGACGTCCTGTACACCGCCGTCGCCACCGCGCACAACGGCCGCGACGGCCGGGTCGCCACCGACGACGGCAGGCTCGACGTCGTCGTGAACCCGCCGGAGGAACTGGGCGGGAGCGGCGCCGGGACCAACCCGGAGCAGCTCTTCGCCGCCGGGTACAGCGCCTGCTTCCAGGGCGCGCTCGGCGTCGTCGCCCGCGGGCGGAACGCCGACCTCACCGGCTCGACGGTCACCGCCAGGGTCGGTCTGGGCAAGAACGACGACGGGTTCGGCATCATCGTCGAGATCTCCGCGACCCTCCCGGCCGTGGACGCGGCGACGGCGCGGGACCTGCTCGAGCAGGCCCATCAGGTCTGCCCGTACTCGAAGGCGACCCGCGGCGACGTCACGGTGACGCTCGTCTGA
- a CDS encoding NADP-dependent oxidoreductase produces the protein MTDTQLPSVSREWHLTARPVGWPKPEDFALVEAEVPQPGEGQVLVRNKYVSVDPYMRGRMSAAKSYAAPYELGAAMQGGAVGEVVASRAEGIAAGDHVLHFLGWREYAVVDAKQAVKVDPEAAPLSAYLGVLGMTGLTAYAGLLRVASFKEGDSVFVSGAAGAVGSQVGQIARLKGASRVIGSAGSDEKVKLLVEEYGFDAAFNYKNGPVGEQLREAAPDGVDVYFDNVGGDHLEAAIGRLNRDGRVAVCGMISVYNNTEPAPGPRNLARLIQTRGRIQGFLVGDHYDLQPQFVQEVGAWVRSGELKYNETVVEGIENNLEAFFGVLRGDNTGKMIVKL, from the coding sequence ATGACCGACACCCAGCTTCCCTCCGTCAGCCGCGAATGGCACCTGACCGCCCGCCCGGTCGGCTGGCCGAAGCCCGAGGACTTCGCCCTGGTCGAGGCCGAGGTTCCGCAGCCCGGGGAGGGCCAGGTCCTCGTCCGCAACAAGTACGTCTCCGTCGACCCCTACATGCGCGGCCGGATGAGCGCCGCCAAGTCGTACGCCGCCCCCTACGAGCTGGGCGCGGCCATGCAGGGCGGTGCGGTCGGTGAGGTCGTCGCCTCCCGCGCCGAGGGGATCGCGGCCGGTGACCACGTCCTGCACTTCCTCGGCTGGCGGGAGTACGCCGTCGTGGACGCCAAGCAGGCCGTCAAGGTCGACCCTGAGGCCGCGCCGCTCTCCGCGTACCTCGGTGTCCTCGGTATGACCGGCCTCACCGCCTACGCGGGTCTCCTGCGCGTCGCCTCCTTCAAGGAGGGCGACTCCGTCTTCGTGTCGGGCGCGGCCGGTGCCGTCGGCAGCCAGGTCGGACAGATCGCCAGGCTCAAGGGTGCCTCGCGGGTCATCGGTTCGGCGGGCTCCGACGAGAAGGTGAAGCTGCTCGTCGAGGAGTACGGCTTCGACGCCGCGTTCAACTACAAGAACGGCCCGGTGGGCGAGCAGCTGCGCGAGGCCGCCCCCGACGGCGTCGACGTCTACTTCGACAACGTGGGCGGCGACCACCTGGAGGCCGCCATCGGCCGGCTGAACCGGGACGGTCGCGTCGCGGTCTGCGGCATGATCTCCGTCTACAACAACACCGAGCCCGCTCCCGGCCCGAGGAACCTCGCCCGTCTCATCCAGACCCGCGGCCGCATCCAGGGCTTCCTGGTCGGCGACCACTACGACCTGCAGCCGCAGTTCGTCCAGGAGGTCGGAGCCTGGGTCCGCTCCGGCGAGCTCAAGTACAACGAGACCGTCGTCGAGGGCATCGAGAACAACCTCGAGGCGTTCTTCGGCGTCCTGCGCGGCGACAACACCGGAAAGATGATCGTCAAGCTCTGA
- a CDS encoding MarR family winged helix-turn-helix transcriptional regulator, translating to MATQKTHRIDPLTLEVVDLIGSVVARYHEEYEDAAAEHALTGAQARLLGLLSLEPLPMRRLAQKLKCEPSNVTGIVDRLEVRGLVERRPDPSDRRVKLAAATEEGRRVAHSLRESLRFAREPLAGLSREERVSLRDLLQRMLTP from the coding sequence ATGGCCACCCAGAAGACGCACCGGATCGACCCTCTCACCCTGGAGGTCGTCGACCTCATCGGCTCGGTCGTGGCGCGCTACCACGAGGAGTACGAGGACGCCGCCGCCGAGCACGCCCTCACCGGGGCGCAGGCGCGGCTGCTCGGTCTGCTGTCGCTGGAGCCGCTGCCGATGCGGAGGCTGGCGCAGAAGCTGAAGTGCGAGCCGTCGAACGTGACGGGGATCGTGGACCGGCTGGAGGTGCGGGGGCTGGTGGAGCGGCGCCCGGACCCCTCCGACCGGCGGGTCAAGCTGGCGGCCGCGACCGAGGAGGGGCGGCGGGTGGCGCATTCCCTGCGGGAGTCACTGCGTTTTGCCCGGGAGCCGTTGGCGGGGCTGTCGCGTGAGGAGCGGGTGTCTTTGCGCGATCTGCTTCAGCGCATGCTGACGCCGTAA
- a CDS encoding mandelate racemase/muconate lactonizing enzyme family protein produces MRITGISTHVVGTPWRNLTYVQVHTDEGVTGVGETRMLGHTDALIGYLREAEANHILGSDPFAVEDLVRRMKYGDYGRAGEIVMSGIAVIEMACWDIKGKALGVPVWQLLGGKVTDRVKAYANGWYTTERTPEAYHKAAQEVVARGYRALKIDPFGTGHFELDHEATLYSVSLIEAVRDAIGPETELMLEMHGRFSPSTAVRLARELAPFKPAWLEEPVPPENLKALEKVAAKVDIPIATGERIHDRIEFRELFESQAVDVIQPDVGHLGGIWETRKLAATAEAHYVLVAPHNVGGPVLTAASLQVGFSTPNFKILEHFNDFADAEIKKVVKGAPQVVDGYFELSHEPGLGVELDVDAAAEFPQQQARFDLWADGWEQRRPKGAQ; encoded by the coding sequence GTGCGCATCACGGGAATCAGCACACACGTGGTCGGGACGCCCTGGCGGAACCTGACCTACGTCCAGGTGCACACCGACGAGGGCGTCACCGGAGTCGGCGAGACCCGCATGCTGGGCCACACCGACGCACTGATCGGCTATCTGCGGGAGGCGGAGGCCAATCACATTCTCGGTTCCGACCCGTTCGCTGTCGAGGACCTCGTCCGGCGCATGAAGTACGGCGACTACGGGCGCGCCGGCGAGATCGTGATGTCGGGCATCGCCGTCATCGAGATGGCCTGCTGGGACATCAAGGGGAAGGCGCTCGGCGTCCCCGTGTGGCAGTTGCTCGGCGGCAAGGTCACCGACCGGGTCAAGGCCTACGCGAACGGCTGGTACACGACCGAGCGGACCCCGGAGGCGTACCACAAGGCCGCTCAGGAGGTCGTCGCCCGCGGGTACCGTGCCCTCAAGATCGACCCGTTCGGCACCGGCCACTTCGAGCTCGACCACGAGGCCACGCTCTACTCCGTCTCGCTCATCGAGGCGGTGCGCGACGCGATCGGCCCCGAGACCGAGCTGATGCTGGAGATGCACGGCCGTTTCTCGCCCTCGACCGCCGTCCGGCTCGCCCGCGAGCTCGCGCCCTTCAAGCCCGCGTGGCTGGAGGAGCCGGTGCCGCCGGAGAACCTGAAGGCGCTGGAGAAGGTGGCCGCCAAGGTCGACATCCCGATCGCCACCGGCGAGCGGATCCACGACCGCATCGAGTTCCGTGAGCTGTTCGAGAGCCAGGCCGTCGACGTCATCCAGCCCGACGTCGGTCATCTCGGCGGGATCTGGGAGACCAGGAAGCTGGCCGCGACCGCCGAGGCCCACTACGTGCTCGTCGCTCCGCACAACGTCGGCGGCCCGGTCCTCACCGCCGCCTCCCTCCAGGTCGGCTTCAGCACCCCCAACTTCAAGATCCTGGAACACTTCAACGACTTCGCGGACGCGGAGATCAAGAAGGTCGTGAAGGGCGCCCCGCAGGTCGTCGACGGTTACTTCGAGCTGTCCCACGAACCCGGTCTCGGTGTCGAGCTGGACGTCGACGCGGCGGCCGAGTTCCCGCAGCAGCAGGCCCGCTTCGACCTCTGGGCGGACGGCTGGGAGCAGCGCAGGCCGAAGGGGGCGCAGTGA
- a CDS encoding alcohol dehydrogenase catalytic domain-containing protein: MSTAVVVDAPGEHRLTAHEPVPPAAGEALVRVHAVGICGSDREVYQGNRPEGYVRYPLTPGHEWSGTVAEVGAGVPAGLVGRKVVGEGFRNCQVCDRCHAGETTLCTAGYEETGFTQPGAMAATLTLPARLLHVLPDDADLTAAALLEPAACVAAAALKADARPGERVAVVGTGTLGMFAVQFLRAGSPGELLVVGTRPDRDKLSRTFGATDFRTKDQELPADFDVVIETAGSASAARTAASLLRRGGRLVLTGIPAPGAEGLDPTDLVVRQLEVHTVFGAPPAAWAHTVRVFGAGLLSPLPLVTHELPLAGFAEAIELVGSGDPAVGKVLLRP, from the coding sequence GTGAGTACCGCGGTCGTCGTCGACGCGCCGGGTGAGCACCGGCTGACCGCCCACGAGCCGGTGCCGCCGGCCGCGGGCGAGGCGCTGGTCCGGGTCCACGCCGTCGGCATCTGCGGCAGCGACCGCGAGGTGTACCAGGGCAACCGGCCCGAAGGGTACGTGCGTTATCCCCTCACCCCCGGCCACGAGTGGTCCGGGACGGTGGCGGAGGTGGGTGCCGGGGTGCCCGCCGGTCTCGTCGGCCGCAAGGTCGTCGGCGAGGGCTTCCGCAACTGCCAGGTCTGCGACCGCTGCCACGCGGGCGAGACCACGCTGTGCACGGCGGGGTACGAGGAGACGGGCTTCACCCAGCCGGGTGCGATGGCCGCCACCCTCACCCTGCCGGCCCGGCTGCTGCACGTCCTGCCGGACGACGCCGACCTGACGGCGGCGGCCCTCCTGGAGCCGGCCGCCTGTGTCGCGGCGGCCGCGCTCAAGGCGGACGCGCGCCCCGGTGAACGGGTCGCGGTGGTGGGCACGGGGACGCTCGGGATGTTCGCCGTCCAGTTCCTGCGGGCGGGTTCCCCCGGGGAGCTGCTCGTCGTGGGCACCCGCCCCGACCGGGACAAGCTCTCGCGGACCTTCGGTGCCACCGACTTCCGTACGAAGGACCAGGAACTGCCCGCCGACTTCGACGTCGTCATCGAGACCGCCGGGTCCGCGTCCGCCGCGCGCACCGCCGCCTCCCTGCTCCGGCGCGGCGGACGCCTGGTCCTCACGGGCATCCCGGCGCCGGGCGCCGAGGGGCTCGACCCGACCGACCTCGTCGTACGGCAGTTGGAGGTGCACACCGTGTTCGGGGCGCCGCCGGCGGCCTGGGCGCACACGGTGCGGGTGTTCGGCGCGGGGCTGCTCAGCCCCTTGCCGCTGGTCACGCACGAACTGCCGCTCGCCGGGTTCGCCGAGGCCATCGAGTTGGTGGGGTCCGGCGATCCCGCGGTCGGCAAGGTCCTTCTGCGTCCTTAG
- the chvE gene encoding multiple monosaccharide ABC transporter substrate-binding protein has translation MIMRNRRAALTAIAGAASLALSLSACGQSSDGGSKSDSKDIKGATIGISMPTKSSERWIGDGKNVVKDLESKGYKTKLAFGEDDPDQQVSQIENMITQGVKALIIAAIDNKSMNNVLQQAADAKIPVISYDRLILGTKNVDYYASFDNTKVGELQAGYIVDKLGLKDGSKKGPFNIELFAGSNDDNNTKYFFQGAMTVLQPYIDKKQLVVKSGQTQLNQVTTLRWDGGTAQKRMDDILTSAYKTAHVDAVLSPYDGISIGILSSLKSDDYGSKSKPLPIVSGQDAELASVKSIIAGDQTMTVYKDTRKLATVASNMVDAALKGKKPEINDDKTYDNGTKVVPAYLLQPVSVDKTNYEKELVATGYYKESDLK, from the coding sequence ATGATCATGCGTAATCGCAGAGCTGCCCTCACCGCCATAGCCGGCGCCGCATCCCTCGCCCTGTCCCTGTCCGCCTGCGGCCAGAGCAGCGACGGCGGCAGCAAGAGCGACAGCAAGGACATCAAGGGAGCCACCATCGGCATCTCGATGCCGACCAAGTCCTCCGAGCGCTGGATCGGGGACGGCAAGAACGTGGTCAAGGACCTTGAGTCGAAGGGGTACAAGACCAAGCTGGCCTTCGGTGAGGACGACCCGGACCAGCAGGTCTCGCAGATCGAGAACATGATCACGCAGGGTGTGAAGGCGCTGATCATCGCGGCCATCGACAACAAGTCGATGAACAACGTGCTCCAGCAGGCCGCCGACGCCAAGATCCCGGTCATCTCCTACGACCGCCTCATCCTCGGCACCAAGAACGTCGACTACTACGCGTCGTTCGACAACACCAAGGTCGGCGAGCTGCAGGCCGGTTACATCGTCGACAAGCTCGGTCTGAAGGACGGCAGCAAGAAGGGCCCGTTCAACATCGAGCTGTTCGCGGGCTCGAACGACGACAACAACACGAAGTACTTCTTCCAGGGCGCGATGACCGTCCTGCAGCCGTACATCGACAAGAAGCAGCTCGTCGTCAAGTCCGGCCAGACGCAGCTGAACCAGGTCACCACGCTGCGCTGGGACGGCGGCACCGCGCAGAAGCGCATGGACGACATCCTGACCTCCGCGTACAAGACGGCCCACGTCGACGCGGTGCTCTCGCCCTACGACGGCATCTCCATCGGCATCCTGTCGTCGCTGAAGTCGGACGACTACGGGTCCAAGAGCAAGCCGCTGCCGATCGTCTCCGGCCAGGACGCCGAGCTCGCGTCGGTGAAGTCGATCATCGCCGGCGACCAGACGATGACCGTCTACAAGGACACCCGCAAGCTCGCGACGGTGGCCTCGAACATGGTCGACGCGGCGCTCAAGGGCAAGAAGCCCGAGATCAACGACGACAAGACCTACGACAACGGCACCAAGGTCGTCCCCGCGTACCTGCTGCAGCCGGTGAGCGTCGACAAGACCAACTACGAGAAGGAACTGGTCGCCACCGGCTACTACAAGGAAAGCGACCTCAAGTAA
- the mmsA gene encoding multiple monosaccharide ABC transporter ATP-binding protein — protein MAGPVLEMRSIVKTFPGVKALSDVTLTVQQGEVHAICGENGAGKSTLMKVLSGVHPHGSYEGDILFESEVCTFKDIRASEQHGIVIIHQELALVPYLSIAENIFLGNEHATRGLISWTETLRHASELLRRVGLDENPQTRVADIGVGKQQLVEIAKALSKKVKLLILDEPTAALNDEDSGKLLDLILELKNQGMTSIIISHKLNEIERVADSVTILRDGRTIETLDVKAAETTEDRIISGMVGRDLEHRFPERTPHHPQEGAAPALEIRDWTVFHPIDQQRKVVDDVSITVRRGEIVGIAGLMGAGRTELAMNVFGRAYGRYAGGTVHRDGKEIRTKTVSEAVGHGIAYVTEDRKHYGLNLIDTINRNITLSALGKVSKRGIVDEHEERQVSEGFRKSMNIKAPTVFEPVGKLSGGNQQKVVLSKWIFAGPEVLILDEPTRGIDVGAKFEIYTVIDRLAAEGKAVVFISSELPELLGMCDRIYTMAAGRLTGEFSRAEASQESLMRQMTKDKEVTR, from the coding sequence ATGGCGGGACCCGTCCTGGAAATGCGCTCGATCGTCAAGACCTTTCCCGGCGTCAAGGCGCTGTCGGACGTCACTCTGACCGTCCAGCAGGGCGAGGTCCATGCCATCTGCGGGGAGAACGGCGCCGGCAAGTCGACCTTGATGAAGGTCCTCTCCGGCGTTCACCCGCACGGGAGTTACGAAGGGGACATCCTCTTCGAGTCGGAGGTCTGCACGTTCAAGGACATCAGGGCCAGTGAACAGCACGGCATCGTGATCATCCACCAGGAGCTGGCCCTGGTGCCCTACCTCTCCATCGCGGAGAACATCTTCCTCGGCAACGAGCACGCCACCCGCGGGCTCATCAGCTGGACCGAGACGCTGCGGCACGCGTCCGAGCTGCTGCGGCGGGTCGGGCTCGACGAGAACCCGCAGACCCGGGTCGCCGACATCGGCGTGGGCAAGCAGCAGCTCGTCGAGATCGCCAAGGCGCTGTCGAAGAAGGTGAAGCTGCTCATCCTGGACGAGCCGACCGCCGCCCTGAACGACGAGGACAGCGGCAAACTCCTGGATCTCATCCTGGAGTTGAAGAACCAGGGCATGACCTCGATCATCATCTCCCACAAGCTGAACGAGATCGAGCGGGTCGCGGACTCGGTGACCATCCTGCGCGACGGGCGGACCATCGAGACGCTCGACGTGAAGGCCGCGGAGACCACCGAGGACCGGATCATCAGCGGCATGGTCGGCCGCGACCTGGAACACCGCTTCCCGGAGCGGACTCCGCACCACCCGCAGGAGGGAGCCGCGCCCGCCCTGGAGATCCGCGACTGGACCGTGTTCCACCCGATCGACCAGCAGCGCAAGGTGGTCGACGACGTGTCGATCACCGTACGGCGCGGTGAGATCGTCGGCATCGCCGGGCTCATGGGCGCCGGGCGCACCGAACTGGCGATGAACGTCTTCGGGCGCGCCTACGGCCGCTACGCGGGCGGCACGGTGCACAGGGACGGCAAGGAGATCCGGACGAAGACCGTGTCCGAGGCGGTCGGGCACGGGATCGCGTACGTCACCGAGGACCGCAAGCACTACGGCCTCAACCTGATCGACACGATCAACCGCAACATCACGCTCAGCGCCCTGGGCAAGGTCTCCAAGCGCGGGATCGTCGACGAGCACGAGGAGCGACAGGTCTCCGAGGGCTTCCGCAAGTCGATGAACATCAAGGCACCCACGGTGTTCGAGCCGGTGGGCAAGCTGTCGGGCGGCAACCAGCAGAAGGTCGTCCTGAGCAAGTGGATCTTCGCGGGCCCGGAGGTGCTGATCCTGGACGAGCCGACCCGCGGGATCGACGTGGGCGCCAAGTTCGAGATCTACACGGTCATCGACCGGCTGGCGGCCGAGGGCAAGGCGGTCGTCTTCATCTCCTCCGAGCTGCCGGAGCTGCTCGGCATGTGCGACCGCATCTACACGATGGCAGCGGGACGGCTGACGGGTGAGTTCTCGCGGGCGGAAGCCTCGCAGGAATCGCTGATGCGTCAGATGACAAAGGACAAAGAGGTAACCCGATGA
- the mmsB gene encoding multiple monosaccharide ABC transporter permease → MSTDVTAKTPAPAPAGKSGSDTAGSLLQLMLDGMRRNMRQYGMLFALGLIVVLFAVWTNGDLLLPRNVSNLVLQNSYILILAIGMMLVIIAGHIDLSVGSLTAFVGAIGAVLMVNHNLSWPLALVLCLAIGAAAGAAQGFLIAYLGIPSFIVTLAGMLTFRGLTEIFLKGQTIGPFPEGLQKVANSFLPEVGPDTNYHNLTLLLGIALIAFVVFQEVRDRKRQQEFSLGVLPRNLFLLKLVALIAAVLTVTMLLASYKGAPVVLLILGVLVAGFGYLMRNAVIGRHIYAIGGNLPAAKLSGVKDKKVTFLVFLNMGMLAALAGLVFAARFNAASPKAGLNFELEAIAASFIGGASMSGGVGTVLGAIIGGLVLGVLNNGMNLVGIGSDWQQVIKGLVLLAAVGFDVWNKRKVGS, encoded by the coding sequence ATGAGCACGGATGTGACCGCCAAGACGCCGGCCCCCGCGCCGGCCGGGAAGAGCGGCTCGGACACGGCAGGGAGCCTGCTTCAGCTGATGCTGGACGGCATGCGCCGCAACATGCGGCAGTACGGCATGCTGTTCGCCCTCGGTCTGATCGTGGTGCTGTTCGCCGTGTGGACCAACGGCGACCTGCTGCTGCCGCGCAACGTGTCCAACCTGGTGCTGCAGAACAGCTACATCCTGATCCTCGCGATCGGGATGATGCTCGTCATCATCGCGGGCCACATCGACCTGTCGGTCGGCTCGCTGACGGCGTTCGTGGGCGCGATCGGCGCCGTGCTGATGGTCAACCACAACCTCTCCTGGCCACTCGCCCTGGTGCTGTGCCTGGCCATCGGCGCGGCCGCGGGCGCGGCGCAGGGCTTCCTCATCGCGTATCTCGGCATACCGTCGTTCATCGTGACCCTGGCGGGCATGCTGACCTTCCGCGGTCTCACCGAGATCTTCCTCAAGGGCCAGACGATCGGCCCGTTCCCCGAGGGTCTGCAGAAGGTCGCCAACAGCTTCCTGCCCGAGGTCGGGCCCGACACGAACTACCACAACCTCACGCTGCTGCTCGGCATCGCCCTGATCGCCTTCGTGGTGTTCCAGGAGGTCCGTGACCGCAAGCGGCAGCAGGAGTTCTCACTCGGCGTCCTGCCCAGGAACCTCTTCCTGCTCAAGCTCGTCGCGCTGATCGCCGCCGTACTCACCGTCACCATGCTGCTCGCCAGTTACAAGGGCGCTCCGGTGGTCCTGCTGATCCTCGGCGTCCTGGTCGCCGGCTTCGGCTACCTGATGCGCAACGCGGTCATCGGCCGCCACATCTACGCGATCGGCGGCAACCTCCCGGCGGCGAAGCTGTCGGGCGTGAAGGACAAGAAGGTCACCTTCCTGGTCTTCCTGAACATGGGCATGCTCGCGGCCCTGGCGGGTCTGGTCTTCGCCGCCCGCTTCAACGCGGCCTCGCCCAAGGCCGGTCTGAACTTCGAACTCGAAGCGATCGCGGCCTCGTTCATCGGCGGCGCGTCGATGAGCGGCGGCGTGGGCACGGTCCTCGGCGCGATCATCGGTGGTCTCGTCCTGGGCGTGCTGAACAATGGTATGAACCTCGTCGGCATCGGCAGCGACTGGCAGCAGGTCATCAAGGGTCTGGTACTGCTGGCCGCGGTCGGGTTCGACGTGTGGAACAAGCGCAAGGTCGGTTCGTAA
- a CDS encoding aldose epimerase family protein: protein METSRRTIIAAAAAAGVTAATVGTAHAGTGGGKPVKELFGRLADGTKVHRWSLANGGTRLKVISYGGIVQSLEIPDRHGHYANVSLGYDDLASYVAGTTFFGATIGRYGNRIAAGRFTLDGKTYQLSVNDGVNSLHGGAKGFNTKVWDIEGFTSGSDVGLHLHYTSIDGEMGYPGTLRVKVTYTLTRHGDWRIDYEATTDKATVVNLTNHTYYNLAGEGRGGIYDHELTLAAGRFTPTDAGLIPTGELSKVAGTPFDFRRAKPVGRDIRAGHPQLVTAKGFDHNWVLDKGVTARPEHIATLRDPGSGRTLKIATDQPGVQFYSGNFLDGTLVGTSGHTYRQGDGMCLETQHFPDSPNQPSFPSTVLRPGQTYRTTTVHSFGA, encoded by the coding sequence ATGGAAACCAGCAGACGAACGATCATCGCCGCGGCTGCCGCCGCGGGTGTCACCGCCGCCACCGTCGGCACCGCGCACGCCGGCACCGGGGGCGGGAAACCGGTCAAGGAACTCTTCGGCAGGCTCGCCGACGGCACGAAGGTCCACCGCTGGTCGCTCGCCAACGGCGGCACACGTCTGAAGGTCATCTCCTACGGCGGGATCGTCCAGTCCCTGGAGATCCCCGACCGGCACGGCCACTACGCGAACGTCTCCCTCGGATACGACGACCTGGCGTCCTACGTCGCCGGTACGACGTTCTTCGGGGCGACGATCGGCCGTTACGGCAACCGCATCGCGGCCGGGCGCTTCACTCTCGACGGCAAGACCTACCAACTCTCCGTCAACGACGGCGTGAACAGCCTGCACGGCGGGGCCAAGGGCTTCAACACCAAGGTCTGGGACATCGAGGGCTTCACCTCCGGCTCCGACGTCGGCCTGCACCTGCACTACACCAGCATCGACGGCGAGATGGGCTACCCGGGCACGCTCCGGGTGAAGGTGACCTACACCCTCACCCGGCACGGCGACTGGCGCATCGACTACGAGGCCACCACCGACAAGGCCACGGTCGTCAACCTCACCAACCACACGTACTACAACCTCGCCGGTGAGGGCCGCGGCGGCATCTACGACCACGAACTCACCCTGGCGGCGGGGCGCTTCACCCCCACCGACGCCGGTCTGATCCCCACCGGCGAACTGTCGAAGGTCGCGGGCACCCCCTTCGACTTCCGGCGCGCCAAGCCGGTCGGCCGCGACATCCGGGCAGGCCACCCCCAGCTGGTCACCGCCAAGGGCTTCGACCACAACTGGGTGCTCGACAAGGGCGTCACCGCCCGGCCCGAGCACATCGCCACCCTGCGCGACCCGGGCTCCGGCCGCACCCTGAAGATCGCGACCGACCAGCCGGGCGTGCAGTTCTACTCGGGCAACTTCCTGGACGGCACCCTGGTGGGCACCTCCGGACACACCTATCGGCAGGGCGACGGCATGTGCCTGGAGACCCAGCACTTCCCGGACTCCCCGAACCAGCCCTCCTTCCCCTCGACGGTGCTGCGCCCGGGGCAGACCTACCGCACGACGACGGTGCACTCCTTCGGCGCCTGA